Part of the Oncorhynchus tshawytscha isolate Ot180627B linkage group LG07, Otsh_v2.0, whole genome shotgun sequence genome, GTGGGAAgtcagaggagatgaggaggaaacTCAACAAGTTCCCAATAAGGAGATGACTGACTATATCAAAGTTACCCCTCAGGATATCCAATCCCCAGTCAACCAGGAGGACTCGGAAGATGTAGAAGAAGAGGATTGTGGGATTGCAGAGGACAATGAGGTCTCTCTAAGACAGAAGGGGGTGGTGCAtttggagagagaaggaaatgaggagacagagggtggagatgaagaggagagcgGAGGGAAGGAGCCAAGCATAAACGAGGAGTCAGGCTGGAGGAACTCAGGGGCCGGAGGGAGGAGAGGCCGGTCCCGGAACAGCGGAGGGGGAGGGGCAGCCTCGGAGCAAAACACTCAGGCTACATCGTCATCCTCGTCCTCCTACCTCCCTAAAGTTTCCCTGTCGTCGGGTGGCGGTAGGCACAAGCAGACCCGGAGGCgcaaccaccaccatcaacagGGCCGCGGCCGGCGGCGGACGGGCACCCAGCTGGCCTTGGCCTTCAGGGAGCTGCTGTCGGAGTCGCTCAGCCCCTGGTGCATCTCCTGCATCCACATGGTGGTGGAGGTCATTGTCACCATGACCCACCGATGCGGAGTGGCCGTGGAGGTCGGAGGGGTGGCCCTCTACGACCTGGGCTCACAGATGCTCAACAGGGTCACTGACGTGCCGGGGATGAAGGCAGATGCCCAACGCGTGCTGGAGAGGGCGAGGTGTGCCGGGGCGGTCCTGGTGGTTAAGAGTGTTCGGTTGGTGAAATGGGTCCGGAAGGCCTCCCTAACTTGCTTCGGCCTCCTCTGTGCCGTGGTACTGCTGGGGTTCCAGTGGGCCCGGTTCACGCTGGTCCGGCTGGGCGGGGAGAGGGCCCAGCGGTGGTGGACGGCCATGCAGGACTCCAgggtatggaggagggtggcttcGCTGGTGGAGAGGGTCAGCAGCTGGTTCAGGAGGAGAGCCACCCAGGTGCCCCCCTTGACCCCAGATTCTCCTGGTGGAGCAGGTAGATACCAACCTGGGAAGGAGCTGGAGAGACTGCTGGCGCTGGCTCAAGTCCCTGAGGAGGAGCTGGACCCTTTTACAGTGCTGGGGGTGGAGGCCCATGCCACTGAAGCTGAGCTAAAGAGGGCCTACAGACAGCTGGCTGTCCAGGTGAGTTTACGGGTGCAATGAGATGTGCATTACATCTTTTGAATACATGTGTATAAAAATGTGTGGAATTCATTAAAGGGAGAGTGTAGCGATTATAGTCAAACACAAGCCAAAGCAGATTTGCACTTGGCTGTGCATGGCTGCatgcatctttaaaaaaaaatccacagtagaggttgactgattaattggaatggctgattaattagggtcCGTTAcacgttttcataacaatcggtaatcggcatttctggacaccgatcatggccgattacaatgcactccacgaggagactgagtGGCAGGCTGATtatacctgttatgcgagtgcagcaaggagccagggtagctagctagtgttaaacttatcttataaaaaacaatcaatcttaacataatcactagttaactacacatggttgatgatattaccagtttatctagcttgtcctgcgttgcatataatcgatgtggtgcctgTTGATTTATTACTTCACTTCACTCATTTATTACTTTATTACTTATTACTTCACCAAACGGTTATTTAACAAGgacattcgcgaaaaaagcactgtcgttgcaccaatgtgtacctaaccataaacatcaacgcctttcttaaaatcaatacacgaGTATAGATTTTtcaacctgcatatttagttaatattccctgctaacatgaatttcttttaactagggaaattgtgtcacttctcttacgttctgtgcaacagagtcaggctatatgcagcagtttgggccgcctggctcgttgcgaactaatttgccagaattttacgtaattatgacataacattgcacaaccttaaatgtaacaggaatatttagtcttatggataaaaaaatacggaacggttccgtatttcactgaaagaataaacgttttgttttcgaaatgatagtttccagatttgaccatgtTAATAAcataaggctcatatttctgtttgttgttatgtta contains:
- the LOC112254753 gene encoding dnaJ homolog subfamily C member 14, with protein sequence MEKEVAEREVEMKGETWTVEATEESPEELLSGVPHLPSSTAMPDQWEVRGDEEETQQVPNKEMTDYIKVTPQDIQSPVNQEDSEDVEEEDCGIAEDNEVSLRQKGVVHLEREGNEETEGGDEEESGGKEPSINEESGWRNSGAGGRRGRSRNSGGGGAASEQNTQATSSSSSSYLPKVSLSSGGGRHKQTRRRNHHHQQGRGRRRTGTQLALAFRELLSESLSPWCISCIHMVVEVIVTMTHRCGVAVEVGGVALYDLGSQMLNRVTDVPGMKADAQRVLERARCAGAVLVVKSVRLVKWVRKASLTCFGLLCAVVLLGFQWARFTLVRLGGERAQRWWTAMQDSRVWRRVASLVERVSSWFRRRATQVPPLTPDSPGGAGRYQPGKELERLLALAQVPEEELDPFTVLGVEAHATEAELKRAYRQLAVQVHPDKNKHPRAGEAFKVLRAAWDIVSIPETRREYELKRMAKTELSKSMNEFLTKLQDDLKEAMNTMMCTKCEGKHRRFEMDREPAEARFCAECNRRHSAEEGDLWAESSMLGLRITYFACMDGKVYDITEWAGCQRIGISPDTHRVPYHISFGSKNNSNSTQRHRTPPGPEHPPPGPTNPADLQDFFNRIFQGGPPPDMAANGGFFPSGPPPHHPSGAGLGPSGPFSPPPPQTGFFVPPGGPRPEPSETWAESGGKPPPRRKKKVRKPFQR